One Sphingomicrobium marinum genomic window carries:
- the hemF gene encoding oxygen-dependent coproporphyrinogen oxidase codes for MKPLDQEQQATRDWFESLRDRITSAFEEIEREAGSDAAFEYIPWERTDENGSPGGGGVRGQMKGKIFEKVGVNVSTVGGTFNPDFAKQIPGAEEDPSFFATGISLVAHMANPHVPAVHMNTRFLCTTKRWFGGGADLNPAIPYEEDTEAFHARLRAACAAHDPTYYEKFKKWADDYFFLPHRGVDRGVGGIFYDRLFAEGGLFEPHFAFTRDVGEAFLDIFPQIVRKRMNSAWSEEDMNTLLDFRSRYVEFNLLYDRGTIFGLKTGGNVDAILMSLPPLARWT; via the coding sequence ATGAAGCCATTGGACCAAGAACAACAAGCTACTCGCGACTGGTTCGAATCGCTGCGCGATCGGATCACATCCGCCTTCGAGGAAATCGAGCGCGAAGCGGGTTCCGACGCTGCATTTGAATATATCCCGTGGGAGCGTACCGACGAGAACGGATCGCCCGGCGGCGGCGGCGTGCGCGGCCAGATGAAAGGCAAGATATTCGAGAAGGTCGGCGTCAATGTCTCGACCGTGGGGGGCACCTTCAATCCCGATTTCGCCAAGCAGATACCGGGCGCTGAGGAAGACCCAAGCTTTTTCGCCACCGGAATCAGCCTGGTTGCACACATGGCCAATCCGCATGTTCCCGCGGTCCACATGAACACGCGATTCCTGTGCACCACCAAACGATGGTTCGGCGGCGGTGCGGATTTGAACCCCGCCATACCTTACGAGGAAGATACCGAGGCCTTTCACGCTCGCTTACGGGCCGCCTGCGCCGCGCACGATCCGACCTATTACGAAAAGTTCAAGAAGTGGGCGGACGACTATTTCTTCCTGCCGCATCGCGGCGTCGACCGCGGTGTCGGCGGCATCTTCTACGATCGCCTGTTTGCCGAAGGCGGCCTGTTCGAACCGCACTTCGCCTTCACCCGCGATGTAGGAGAGGCATTTCTCGACATTTTCCCGCAGATCGTGCGCAAACGGATGAACAGCGCGTGGAGCGAGGAAGATATGAACACCCTCCTCGATTTCCGTTCGCGCTATGTCGAATTCAACCTGCTCTACGACCGCGGCACGATCTTCGGCCTCAAGACGGGCGGAAACGTCGATGCCATCCTCATGAGCCTGCCGCCGCTGGCGCGCTGGACCTAG
- a CDS encoding glycerophosphoryl diester phosphodiesterase membrane domain-containing protein, with product MANLSISKAWDDSRPIIANDGNLMFAVALATVVLPGTLLFMMDPSAGDITAQASDAASDWSMFIVSFIGGLIGIIGSIAISYLALTPGTTVGAALRRGLQRFWVTIGAVLIMMAALAIVAVLAALLAVVTGGGDLEAMSRASSGELATMSGSVLLIVLLIVIAAIILAVRLSLLTPIIAAENHGPLQSLKRSWHLTKGHFWRLLAFFLLIALGALLVMGGIGLIANLALALIFGDPEPMSIGALAYGLVATLLQAAVTVVYSVMVARIYRQLSAETVAYASVPDAGGD from the coding sequence GTGGCGAATTTGTCGATCAGCAAGGCATGGGACGATAGCCGTCCGATCATCGCGAATGACGGTAACCTGATGTTCGCGGTCGCGCTGGCGACAGTTGTTTTGCCCGGCACGCTGCTCTTCATGATGGACCCCAGCGCCGGCGACATCACCGCGCAGGCCAGCGATGCGGCGTCCGATTGGAGCATGTTCATAGTATCGTTTATCGGTGGCCTCATCGGGATCATCGGTTCGATCGCCATTTCCTATCTGGCGCTGACTCCGGGAACGACCGTCGGTGCCGCGCTGCGCCGCGGCCTGCAGCGGTTCTGGGTGACCATCGGGGCCGTGCTGATCATGATGGCGGCGCTTGCCATCGTCGCCGTTCTGGCGGCCTTGCTGGCCGTGGTGACGGGCGGTGGTGATCTTGAAGCCATGAGCAGGGCTTCGAGCGGCGAGCTTGCCACCATGTCTGGTTCCGTGCTTCTGATCGTCCTGCTGATTGTTATCGCCGCCATCATCCTTGCCGTGCGGCTGAGCCTCCTGACCCCTATCATCGCCGCTGAAAATCATGGCCCGCTGCAGTCGCTCAAGCGAAGCTGGCATCTCACCAAGGGGCATTTTTGGCGACTTCTGGCCTTTTTCCTCTTGATTGCGCTTGGTGCGTTGCTGGTCATGGGCGGAATCGGACTGATCGCCAACCTGGCGCTGGCGCTGATCTTCGGGGATCCCGAACCGATGAGTATTGGCGCGTTGGCTTATGGTCTTGTCGCCACTTTACTGCAGGCCGCGGTCACGGTGGTCTATTCGGTAATGGTAGCGCGCATCTACCGCCAGCTTTCGGCAGAAACGGTGGCGTACGCGAGCGTTCCCGACGCGGGCGGCGACTAG
- the lipB gene encoding lipoyl(octanoyl) transferase LipB, producing the protein MIDGVEWRVSDGLVSYEDALADMEARAAAIHEGTAAERVWLLEHPPLFTAGTSADPAELTNPDDFPVFDAGRGGRYTYHGPGQRVGYLNLDLARRGKDIRCFVHSLEGWMIAALARLGVEARREEGRIGIWTGSGADEAKIGAIGVRVKRWVTLHGFSINVAPDLSHFGGIVPCGIADYGVTSLEKLGLDARMGALDDALKAEFSNFLAALDAASSRKGQTCAP; encoded by the coding sequence ATGATCGATGGCGTGGAATGGCGGGTGAGCGACGGGCTCGTGTCCTATGAGGATGCGCTGGCCGACATGGAGGCGCGCGCTGCTGCCATTCATGAAGGCACGGCCGCCGAGCGCGTCTGGTTGCTCGAACACCCGCCCCTGTTCACGGCGGGCACCAGCGCCGACCCCGCCGAGCTGACAAATCCTGACGATTTCCCCGTCTTCGATGCGGGGCGCGGCGGACGCTACACTTATCACGGCCCCGGCCAGCGCGTCGGCTATCTCAACCTCGACCTCGCCAGACGCGGCAAGGACATTCGCTGCTTCGTGCATAGCCTCGAAGGCTGGATGATCGCCGCCCTCGCCCGCCTCGGTGTCGAAGCGCGCCGCGAAGAGGGCCGCATCGGCATCTGGACCGGCAGCGGCGCGGATGAAGCCAAGATCGGCGCCATCGGCGTACGCGTGAAACGCTGGGTCACGCTGCATGGCTTTTCGATCAACGTTGCCCCCGATCTGTCGCATTTCGGCGGCATCGTGCCCTGCGGCATTGCCGATTATGGCGTCACCAGCCTTGAAAAACTGGGGCTAGACGCGCGAATGGGGGCGTTGGATGATGCCCTGAAAGCAGAATTTTCCAACTTCCTTGCCGCGCTCGATGCGGCATCCAGTCGCAAAGGACAGACATGCGCACCCTGA
- the queE gene encoding 7-carboxy-7-deazaguanine synthase, whose product MAYSVKEIFLTLQGEGMQTGARAVFLRFSGCNLWTGREQDRAKAICQFCDTDFVGIDGQHGGKYDADALADQVAAVWDGDMPDRLVVITGGEPLLQLDAALIDALHHRGFKIAVETNGTIAAPDGIDWLCVSPKAGSELVQRSGNELKLVWPQPYDLDALAKMDFDHFLLQPMDCAEAHAARLAAIEQVMQRPEWRLSLQTHKLLGLP is encoded by the coding sequence GTGGCCTATAGCGTCAAAGAAATATTCCTGACCCTTCAAGGCGAAGGGATGCAAACGGGTGCGCGGGCGGTGTTCCTGCGCTTTTCGGGCTGCAACTTGTGGACCGGTCGCGAGCAGGACCGGGCCAAGGCGATCTGCCAATTCTGCGACACCGATTTTGTCGGCATCGACGGCCAACATGGCGGCAAATATGACGCGGACGCCCTGGCCGACCAGGTCGCGGCGGTCTGGGATGGCGACATGCCGGACCGTCTGGTGGTGATCACCGGCGGCGAACCGCTGCTGCAGCTCGACGCGGCGTTGATCGATGCGCTGCACCATCGCGGCTTCAAAATCGCCGTCGAGACCAACGGGACCATCGCGGCACCCGACGGGATCGACTGGCTATGCGTCAGCCCGAAGGCGGGATCCGAGCTGGTGCAGCGATCGGGCAACGAACTGAAGCTGGTCTGGCCGCAACCGTACGATCTCGACGCGCTGGCTAAGATGGATTTCGATCATTTCCTGCTGCAGCCCATGGATTGCGCGGAGGCCCACGCCGCCCGGCTCGCTGCGATCGAGCAGGTCATGCAGCGTCCTGAATGGCGCCTGTCGCTGCAGACGCACAAGCTTCTGGGCCTGCCTTAA
- the queC gene encoding 7-cyano-7-deazaguanine synthase QueC, protein MSKAVVLLSGGLDSMVCAGLAKEAGHDVLALTIDYHQRHRVELQAAQAIAKAVGVERHVVLPLDLSVFGGSALTDDIDVPKDGVSNEIPVTYVPARNTVFLSLCLAYAEAGGARDIYIGVNSLDYSGYPDCRPQFIEAFQKVATLGTKAADGGPGFTIRAPLQHMTKADIAREAARLGLDAGMSWSCYDPTPDLMHCGLCDSCRLRSGGFAEAGLVDPTRYAQ, encoded by the coding sequence ATGAGCAAAGCAGTAGTTCTTCTGTCCGGCGGGCTGGATTCGATGGTGTGCGCGGGACTGGCGAAAGAGGCCGGTCACGACGTGCTCGCGCTGACGATCGATTATCATCAGCGCCACCGCGTCGAATTGCAGGCGGCCCAGGCGATCGCCAAGGCTGTCGGTGTCGAACGCCACGTGGTGCTGCCGCTCGATCTCAGCGTCTTCGGTGGCAGCGCGCTGACCGACGATATCGACGTGCCAAAAGACGGCGTAAGTAACGAAATTCCCGTCACTTACGTGCCCGCGCGTAACACGGTGTTCCTGTCGCTCTGCCTTGCCTATGCGGAAGCCGGCGGCGCGCGCGACATCTATATCGGCGTGAACAGTCTCGACTATTCGGGCTATCCCGATTGCCGACCGCAATTCATCGAGGCCTTCCAGAAGGTCGCGACGCTGGGCACCAAGGCAGCCGACGGCGGGCCGGGCTTCACTATCCGGGCGCCGCTCCAGCACATGACCAAGGCGGATATCGCCAGGGAAGCGGCGCGCCTAGGCCTTGATGCGGGCATGAGCTGGAGCTGCTACGACCCGACGCCCGACCTCATGCATTGCGGACTGTGCGATAGCTGTCGCCTGCGCAGCGGGGGGTTTGCCGAAGCGGGGCTGGTCGATCCGACGCGGTATGCGCAATGA
- a CDS encoding DUF3617 domain-containing protein: MKRILALGAALAAVMTAPAATQGGINALRDVEAGEWELTRPGTPAAPIRMCVGDPSRLAQVAHRTRQCTRVTVDEQGQDVLIHYTCSGAGFGRVKMSVVTPRSLRIETQGVAGQLPFHTTYHARRVGTC; encoded by the coding sequence ATGAAAAGGATTTTGGCTCTTGGCGCGGCATTGGCTGCAGTGATGACAGCGCCTGCAGCAACGCAGGGCGGCATCAACGCGCTGCGCGATGTCGAAGCGGGCGAATGGGAACTCACGCGTCCCGGTACGCCCGCGGCCCCGATACGCATGTGCGTCGGCGATCCGAGCCGGCTGGCGCAGGTCGCCCACCGCACCCGCCAGTGCACGCGCGTGACCGTCGATGAACAGGGTCAGGACGTGCTGATCCATTACACCTGTTCGGGCGCCGGATTTGGCCGCGTGAAGATGAGTGTCGTCACGCCGCGTTCGCTGCGGATCGAAACGCAGGGCGTGGCGGGCCAGCTGCCCTTCCACACGACATATCATGCGCGCCGCGTCGGTACCTGCTAG
- the hslO gene encoding Hsp33 family molecular chaperone HslO has protein sequence MSEAKPILMDATIGAMLPTRGARGRLTRLGPVLDEILVNHAYPEVLEKLLAEALALTAILGSLLKDPDGQLTMQAQTESGIIDLMVCDYKAGELRGYIKHDPDRLAEAPADPTLFSLFGKGYLAITFDQPANDDRYQGVVPLEGESLAQAAESFFTQSEQIPSIVRLAAHKGEDGWVAGGLMFQHLPEGEEGRDRLHTKLDHPDWPHVAILAGSVKGEELTDRKLGLDQLLWRLFHEEDEVRILPAVDHKKGCRCSRDYIESVIAKFPESERVEMVGDDGFIRVDCAFCATNFPISPESIGN, from the coding sequence ATGAGCGAGGCCAAGCCTATCCTGATGGACGCGACGATCGGCGCCATGCTGCCGACCCGCGGCGCACGTGGCCGACTGACGCGCCTCGGGCCGGTGCTCGACGAGATATTGGTCAATCATGCTTATCCGGAAGTCCTCGAGAAGCTTCTGGCAGAGGCGCTGGCGCTGACTGCTATCCTCGGCTCGTTGCTCAAGGATCCCGACGGGCAGCTGACGATGCAGGCGCAGACTGAAAGCGGCATCATCGATCTGATGGTGTGCGACTACAAGGCGGGCGAACTGCGCGGCTATATCAAACATGATCCCGACCGGCTGGCCGAAGCGCCGGCCGATCCCACGCTGTTTTCGTTGTTCGGCAAAGGCTACCTGGCGATCACCTTCGATCAGCCGGCTAATGACGACCGCTACCAAGGCGTCGTGCCGCTAGAAGGGGAGAGCCTGGCGCAGGCGGCGGAAAGCTTTTTCACCCAGTCCGAGCAGATTCCTTCGATTGTCCGGCTGGCCGCGCACAAGGGTGAGGATGGTTGGGTCGCGGGCGGGCTGATGTTCCAGCATTTGCCCGAAGGCGAAGAGGGCCGCGACAGGCTGCATACCAAGCTCGACCATCCCGACTGGCCGCACGTCGCCATTCTCGCCGGATCGGTGAAGGGCGAGGAACTGACCGATCGCAAGCTGGGTCTCGACCAGCTGCTGTGGCGGCTGTTTCATGAAGAGGACGAGGTGCGGATCCTGCCGGCGGTCGACCATAAAAAAGGCTGCCGCTGCAGCCGCGACTATATCGAATCGGTGATCGCCAAATTCCCGGAAAGCGAACGCGTCGAAATGGTCGGCGACGACGGCTTCATCCGGGTCGATTGCGCCTTTTGCGCCACCAACTTCCCGATTTCTCCCGAATCCATCGGAAATTAG